A DNA window from Nitrospira sp. contains the following coding sequences:
- a CDS encoding Heparinase (MaGe:77308261) — translation MNIACLQRYAHTLRYLRASQWWHQLLYRLPKLSPTPIPLQPVSLRPCVRLLYGIAMHQPDDRDTAFTFLHREKVFDPACIPWACVDMPKLWRYNLHYFDYLQHPQRSIQNKSHLITDWIEHNPQGTVDAWEPYTVSLRMVNWIKFFLAHKELTQQGWTESLYLQALWLEQNIEYHILANHYLKNGVALFFAGMYFDGQDANRWLKKGLQILREELDEQFLQDGGHFERSPMYHSICVMDYLDVLNLMQSSSAVMKFEEVGHFRARTIQSLDFLHDLCFPDGEIPLFNDSAFGIAPRPSDIFDYAVNVIGYVRPETRNGLAVNQKTHSGYYILRKGIDMMVIDCGLIGPDYQPGHAHCDTLSYELTVMGRRMIVDSGVHDYEAGPHRAYARSTKAHNTIMIDGEEQSEVWGLFRVARRARPIHAMAMLTPDQHAVFEGAHDGYRRLSGSVTHRRRIEFDGNTTWCIADDLDGAGKHRAQSFIHLHPDFTAVIEGRYVRVLDASGAEWASLEFLTEGEIGVEDSWFFPEFGRAIKNQTITHACSGAMPMRCSYRISATH, via the coding sequence ATGAATATCGCTTGTTTGCAGCGTTATGCACATACGCTCCGCTACCTCCGTGCCAGTCAATGGTGGCATCAACTCCTGTACCGACTACCAAAACTGTCGCCCACGCCCATTCCATTGCAACCGGTTTCACTTAGGCCGTGTGTGCGGCTTCTGTACGGTATCGCCATGCACCAGCCAGACGATAGGGACACCGCTTTTACATTCCTTCATCGCGAAAAGGTCTTCGACCCAGCCTGCATCCCATGGGCATGCGTCGACATGCCAAAACTTTGGCGATACAACCTGCATTATTTTGACTACCTCCAGCACCCTCAGCGCTCTATCCAGAACAAGTCTCACCTCATCACTGATTGGATCGAGCACAATCCGCAAGGAACAGTGGATGCCTGGGAGCCCTACACGGTTTCTCTGCGCATGGTGAACTGGATCAAGTTTTTCCTAGCGCACAAAGAATTGACTCAACAGGGGTGGACGGAAAGCCTCTACCTTCAAGCGCTGTGGCTTGAGCAAAACATCGAGTATCACATCCTAGCCAATCACTATTTGAAAAACGGCGTGGCGCTGTTTTTCGCTGGCATGTACTTCGATGGACAAGATGCGAACAGATGGCTGAAGAAGGGCCTCCAGATTCTTCGCGAGGAACTAGACGAACAGTTTCTTCAAGATGGCGGGCATTTCGAACGAAGTCCGATGTATCACTCCATCTGCGTCATGGACTATCTGGATGTGCTGAACCTCATGCAATCGTCTAGTGCTGTGATGAAGTTCGAAGAAGTCGGGCATTTCAGAGCCCGGACCATCCAGTCGTTGGATTTCTTGCATGATCTGTGTTTCCCAGACGGTGAGATTCCGTTGTTTAACGACTCTGCCTTCGGGATTGCGCCAAGACCTAGCGACATCTTCGACTATGCGGTGAATGTCATCGGCTATGTGCGGCCTGAAACAAGGAATGGCCTCGCAGTAAATCAAAAGACTCACAGTGGCTATTACATCTTGCGCAAGGGAATCGACATGATGGTGATCGATTGCGGCCTCATTGGCCCGGACTATCAACCGGGACATGCGCATTGCGACACACTCAGCTATGAATTGACCGTGATGGGACGGCGCATGATCGTGGACAGCGGGGTGCATGATTATGAAGCTGGGCCACATCGAGCCTATGCGCGGAGCACAAAAGCCCATAACACCATCATGATCGACGGCGAAGAACAGTCTGAGGTCTGGGGTCTGTTTCGAGTCGCAAGACGGGCACGACCTATCCACGCCATGGCGATGCTGACGCCTGACCAGCACGCTGTATTTGAAGGGGCCCATGACGGCTACAGAAGACTCTCCGGCAGCGTAACGCATCGTAGAAGGATCGAGTTCGACGGAAACACAACATGGTGCATTGCTGATGACTTGGACGGGGCAGGGAAGCATCGCGCACAGAGCTTCATACATCTTCACCCTGACTTCACAGCAGTCATCGAAGGGCGATATGTTCGCGTCCTCGATGCGAGCGGCGCGGAATGGGCCAGCCTTGAGTTTTTGACCGAAGGGGAGATCGGCGTGGAAGACAGCTGGTTCTTTCCAGAATTTGGCCGTGCGATCAAGAATCAGACGATTACGCATGCCTGCTCGGGCGCAATGCCGATGCGCTGCAGCTATCGAATCAGTGCCACACACTGA
- a CDS encoding conserved exported protein of unknown function (Evidence 4 : Unknown function but conserved in other organisms; MaGe:77308262), producing the protein MYKTVAIMAVSYIIWLSCLSPAGADTLSVETFNYPPNYALSTDPDDIRQLTDGRLAPFPIWTSKQTVGWAALTPIAIRLRVVKVGANPGVQAGTIRVHSAKGLSAGVDIPKHIDIYTQIPNGHFQLVGSADPNSDALADKQAHWLAIPVSAATDTLVVVLHAAGDYLFLDELEWRPAGTGQVPTVASLPNISAILTDSTRRTRDTLIRAIETEIGRATIPLEASAMHVWLEDPWGTIEPKRARERVGAALPALRIQGYAGEHESLCLGVVAGREASGSGLWPTVTGIPSEAIRLFEVRPVMAASGQRVYDPLLPLNSTARIALHPGEPVYLWLDINLATLGPGIHRWTLRLEGASQTLLIDGTATVMEYDRANLKPLNAVNWAYLSDLPILRQRDAATRDLAAHGINTFVAHPSDIPGLPLDGRWDTAQEARLAHTIAMAKQSGTLLLYLGWAANKNPVGYSSTHPAIDPAASARLLAWVETLDTYLTRQGLSRKQWALYPVDEPNLPGLRLLRVIADAVKRRHPTIQIYANLSAFADPPVRTSDLEDVRPLVDYWQPSLAVVRGPLGSWFTMLQRDWWLYSNPKSPAKLASPLHDFRLLAWWAWYYGAKGIGFWSYSDTSGSSAWDDLDSRRPDWAVVYESPDGIVSSRRWEAFREGLEDYALLTTRLTTKERIQRIGKSNFDQWNTSDIESVRQALLRDPSLSPPTRAVAP; encoded by the coding sequence ATGTACAAAACCGTTGCCATCATGGCGGTTAGTTATATCATCTGGCTGAGCTGCCTCAGCCCTGCGGGAGCCGACACGCTCTCCGTGGAGACCTTCAATTATCCGCCCAATTACGCGCTCAGTACAGACCCCGACGACATTCGCCAACTGACGGACGGCAGGCTCGCCCCCTTTCCCATCTGGACCAGTAAACAGACCGTCGGTTGGGCGGCCCTCACGCCAATCGCCATCCGACTACGTGTCGTCAAGGTTGGGGCGAATCCAGGGGTGCAAGCCGGCACAATTCGCGTACATTCCGCGAAAGGTTTAAGTGCAGGGGTAGACATCCCGAAGCACATCGATATCTATACACAAATCCCCAACGGGCATTTTCAACTTGTCGGCTCCGCTGATCCGAATTCGGACGCACTGGCCGATAAGCAAGCGCATTGGCTCGCCATTCCAGTCAGCGCTGCAACGGATACACTTGTGGTCGTTCTGCATGCCGCCGGCGACTACCTGTTTCTCGATGAACTTGAGTGGCGCCCTGCTGGAACCGGGCAGGTTCCGACGGTTGCGTCGCTACCCAATATCAGCGCCATTTTAACCGACAGCACGCGCCGCACCCGTGACACACTCATTCGAGCCATCGAAACGGAGATCGGGCGTGCCACGATTCCTCTGGAGGCAAGCGCCATGCATGTCTGGCTTGAGGATCCTTGGGGAACAATTGAGCCCAAACGCGCGCGCGAACGAGTCGGCGCGGCGCTGCCTGCCTTGCGTATCCAGGGATATGCGGGTGAACACGAGAGCCTCTGTCTGGGGGTGGTGGCAGGAAGGGAAGCGAGCGGTTCAGGCCTGTGGCCCACCGTGACAGGCATCCCTTCTGAAGCGATTCGTCTGTTCGAGGTTCGCCCAGTAATGGCGGCAAGCGGGCAGCGCGTATACGACCCGCTTCTTCCTCTAAATAGCACCGCTCGTATCGCCTTGCATCCCGGCGAGCCGGTCTATCTTTGGTTGGATATCAATTTAGCTACGCTCGGGCCAGGGATACATCGCTGGACTCTTCGCTTGGAGGGAGCCAGCCAAACACTCTTGATTGATGGCACAGCAACGGTCATGGAATACGATCGCGCCAATCTCAAGCCGCTCAACGCAGTCAATTGGGCCTATCTTTCAGATCTGCCGATTCTGCGTCAGCGAGACGCAGCGACTCGTGATCTTGCCGCCCACGGCATCAATACGTTTGTCGCGCACCCAAGCGATATCCCAGGGCTGCCCCTTGATGGTCGATGGGATACGGCGCAAGAAGCTCGACTCGCACATACCATCGCCATGGCCAAGCAAAGCGGCACACTGTTGCTGTATCTCGGCTGGGCGGCCAACAAGAATCCGGTCGGATATTCATCGACGCATCCTGCAATCGATCCAGCTGCCAGCGCTCGATTACTGGCATGGGTTGAGACTCTCGACACGTATCTGACAAGGCAAGGGCTCTCTCGCAAGCAATGGGCTTTATACCCGGTCGATGAACCGAACCTACCCGGCCTACGCCTGCTGCGCGTGATCGCTGACGCGGTCAAACGCCGGCACCCGACAATCCAAATCTACGCCAATCTCAGTGCGTTTGCCGATCCGCCGGTCCGCACCTCCGATCTCGAAGACGTACGCCCGCTGGTTGACTATTGGCAACCAAGTCTGGCCGTGGTACGTGGCCCATTAGGTTCGTGGTTTACCATGCTCCAACGCGACTGGTGGCTATACAGCAATCCGAAATCTCCCGCGAAACTCGCGTCGCCGCTACATGATTTCCGCTTGCTGGCATGGTGGGCATGGTATTACGGAGCCAAAGGCATTGGGTTTTGGTCCTACAGCGATACCAGTGGGAGTTCGGCATGGGACGATCTCGATAGCCGCCGGCCAGATTGGGCGGTGGTCTACGAATCACCCGATGGGATTGTGAGCAGCCGGCGGTGGGAGGCCTTTCGTGAAGGCCTCGAAGACTATGCCCTCCTAACCACTCGACTTACCACTAAGGAGCGCATTCAACGTATCGGGAAATCGAATTTCGATCAATGGAACACCTCCGATATCGAATCGGTCCGCCAGGCGCTGCTGCGTGACCCCTCGCTCTCTCCACCCACACGCGCAGTGGCACCATGA
- a CDS encoding Asparagine synthetase (glutamine-hydrolyzing) (MaGe:77308263), with protein MCGIAGTVGYEPMLLREMLSRLQHRGPDNSGSATIPGTQCSLGHTRLSIIDLDPRSHQPFVSPCGRYIMVFNGEIYNFQTLRHILEQQGLRFQTTSDTEVLLHWLIERGVGGLSDLDGMYAFGFADIAAHTLLLARDAIGEKPLYYSETLASGRPHFAFASEIKALRRLPYIDRSLNRTALLDFMRFLYTAPPHTLYRGIQELPPGHWMQVNLVTGRTQPPQAFYSLEANLSYDETATPESAAKDFRMLFEDSVGLRLVSDAEIGIFLSAGIDSNAILAAAQSSSRLKGLHTYTLQYASGYDESAQARAIATANGLSNETILFDKLEFHAAVSRMVDIFDQPFGNATALVSDRIAQQASHTCKVCLVGDGGDELAIGYPRYRAIGHFQTLSALPRPLTSLLQNLSCWIPEKGRYAIPIRRAKQFLGTIGQPLAESFLDWSTYLNTPTLAWATGTTECRTAFYTELVEIFLRQQQDPIRAAAIVDLKSFVPYNLLQSADRTSMAHSIELRSPFLSPHLIRGIAGLPSHVKMSRQTKPLITTAFANQLPASILNQPKRPFNPPIGTLLRANLNELDRYVTAPSARIRTVLDPAFVRREMDDFATQRRDNSTFLWGMATLEHWLQRED; from the coding sequence GTGTGCGGGATTGCAGGAACAGTCGGATATGAGCCTATGCTCTTAAGAGAAATGTTGAGCCGTCTGCAGCATCGCGGCCCAGACAACTCGGGGTCGGCCACAATCCCCGGAACGCAGTGCTCGCTCGGACACACGCGTCTGAGCATCATCGATCTTGACCCGCGCAGTCATCAGCCGTTTGTGTCGCCCTGTGGGCGATATATCATGGTCTTCAACGGAGAAATTTATAACTTCCAAACCCTACGGCACATTCTAGAGCAGCAAGGCCTTCGCTTTCAGACGACTTCGGATACGGAGGTCTTGCTCCACTGGCTTATCGAGCGAGGAGTCGGCGGCCTTTCTGATCTCGATGGCATGTATGCATTCGGATTCGCCGACATCGCTGCCCATACACTACTGCTCGCACGCGACGCCATCGGGGAGAAACCGCTCTATTATAGCGAGACACTGGCCAGCGGCAGGCCGCACTTTGCCTTTGCCTCTGAAATAAAAGCCCTCCGAAGGCTTCCATACATCGATCGATCGCTCAACCGCACGGCACTCCTCGATTTCATGCGATTTCTATATACCGCACCACCGCATACCCTGTATCGCGGCATTCAGGAACTGCCGCCAGGCCATTGGATGCAGGTCAATCTGGTCACAGGACGAACGCAACCGCCGCAGGCATTCTATTCCCTTGAGGCCAACCTCTCCTACGATGAGACTGCGACTCCGGAGAGTGCCGCCAAGGATTTTCGCATGCTGTTCGAGGACAGTGTCGGCTTGCGGCTAGTCAGCGATGCGGAGATTGGCATCTTCCTCAGCGCCGGCATCGATTCAAACGCTATTCTGGCCGCTGCCCAGAGTTCTAGCCGATTGAAAGGCCTCCATACCTACACTCTGCAATATGCCTCCGGATACGATGAGAGCGCACAGGCCCGGGCTATTGCCACGGCCAACGGACTGTCCAATGAAACCATCTTGTTCGACAAACTCGAATTCCATGCGGCAGTGAGCCGCATGGTTGATATCTTCGATCAGCCGTTCGGGAATGCTACGGCTCTCGTCTCGGACCGCATTGCCCAGCAAGCATCGCATACCTGCAAAGTCTGTCTGGTTGGGGATGGGGGGGATGAGCTGGCCATTGGATATCCACGCTATCGAGCCATCGGTCACTTCCAGACACTATCGGCCCTGCCGCGTCCACTGACCAGCCTACTGCAAAACCTCTCTTGCTGGATTCCAGAAAAAGGGCGCTATGCGATTCCCATTCGGCGTGCCAAACAGTTTCTGGGCACGATCGGGCAACCCCTCGCTGAAAGCTTTCTCGATTGGTCAACCTATCTCAACACACCCACGCTCGCATGGGCAACCGGCACGACAGAATGCCGCACGGCATTTTATACAGAATTAGTCGAGATCTTCCTACGACAGCAGCAGGATCCGATCCGTGCGGCTGCCATCGTCGATCTTAAATCCTTTGTCCCTTACAATCTTCTGCAAAGCGCAGACAGAACCAGCATGGCACACTCGATTGAACTGCGAAGCCCGTTTCTCTCGCCACACTTGATTCGCGGAATTGCCGGGCTCCCTTCGCATGTCAAGATGAGCCGCCAAACTAAGCCGCTCATTACCACCGCCTTTGCCAACCAGTTGCCGGCGAGTATCCTGAATCAACCCAAGCGGCCATTTAATCCTCCAATAGGAACTTTACTACGTGCCAACCTTAATGAACTCGACCGCTATGTAACCGCGCCGTCGGCCCGAATTAGAACGGTGCTTGATCCGGCATTCGTGCGCCGCGAGATGGACGATTTCGCAACACAACGGCGTGACAATTCGACATTTTTGTGGGGTATGGCCACGCTGGAGCACTGGCTTCAGCGGGAGGACTAA